One stretch of Bremerella cremea DNA includes these proteins:
- a CDS encoding phosphotransferase has protein sequence MRDNFDTLRQVLARFRLEDISQEKITRLRGGLSGSDVWQVESPWGKFCLKCMPSGFSVQRIRTIHQAVSLRRDAGMTCLAGYCQAASGETFVVHDERIWELQLWAKGDAPTPPFSNWQKTKMYQAVARFHTVLRDTPHDQSQLGKSEGVAVRLNMLRTWRDHRMEEIRPRIVNYGHPQRKADLSFLAVSFQEYQHKLEPLLVEVSQQDYLLEHCIGDPRPENFRFTGDQLTGLIDLGSLRRDNIALDISRLASELASEAPIDWKLAWDSISAIHPLKEPEKRLTIVLDAANVILTGLKWIQWLVVDGYSFESEALVDSRLCHLCQRFQQIKQHPVWQ, from the coding sequence ATGCGTGATAATTTCGACACCCTCCGTCAGGTTCTTGCGCGTTTCCGCCTGGAAGACATTTCCCAAGAAAAGATCACACGGCTGCGTGGGGGATTAAGTGGAAGTGATGTCTGGCAAGTGGAAAGTCCGTGGGGCAAGTTCTGCTTGAAGTGTATGCCGTCCGGCTTCTCCGTCCAGCGCATCCGAACCATCCATCAAGCTGTTTCTCTCCGTCGCGATGCCGGCATGACCTGCCTGGCTGGCTATTGCCAAGCGGCAAGCGGCGAGACATTTGTCGTGCATGACGAGCGTATCTGGGAGCTTCAGTTATGGGCCAAAGGGGACGCGCCGACGCCTCCTTTTTCCAACTGGCAAAAAACAAAGATGTATCAAGCGGTTGCCCGCTTTCACACGGTGCTACGCGACACACCTCACGATCAATCGCAGTTGGGCAAGTCGGAAGGTGTGGCGGTTCGCTTGAACATGCTCCGGACTTGGCGCGACCATCGGATGGAGGAAATTCGGCCTCGCATCGTGAACTACGGCCACCCGCAGCGAAAAGCGGATCTCTCCTTTCTCGCGGTCAGCTTTCAAGAATATCAGCACAAATTAGAACCGCTACTCGTAGAAGTATCACAGCAAGATTATTTGCTTGAGCACTGTATTGGTGACCCGCGGCCCGAGAATTTTCGTTTTACAGGAGACCAACTAACGGGCTTGATCGATCTGGGTTCGCTGCGGCGTGACAACATTGCGTTAGATATCTCGCGTCTGGCGAGCGAACTGGCCAGTGAAGCCCCCATCGATTGGAAATTGGCGTGGGATAGCATCTCAGCGATACACCCCCTTAAAGAGCCAGAAAAACGGCTGACTATTGTTCTGGACGCGGCGAATGTAATTCTTACCGGGTTGAAATGGATACAGTGGCTCGTCGTTGATGGTTACAGTTTTGAGAGCGAAGCGCTTGTCGACTCGCGTTTATGCCATCTCTGCCAGCGTTTCCAGCAAATCAAACAGCATCCGGTTTGGCAATGA
- a CDS encoding thioredoxin family protein has protein sequence MTRFASFTLILALCFLPTAATAQGLNGDLFQGLQGFDGLGGGGDSDPGLNVTASYVVDPSRTHGQVSVTATVGNGWCLYSTTQPKGGPLPTELKIADAPAITAVGTFTPDHKPKIVPPDEIITVPQEKFYNTVTWTAPFLLPADINPETLNLKVLLKGQSCHDRGTCFPVRGEAVAKFAGMKEVPLDKSLVAEEPEKPQTATTPTDYKIQGKPGDFKSASGHVVISGSFTPTKVAPGDQVTVNLTVKPSGAYHVYAYSPTDATIGYKSTQIALAEATGWLAMQPTTDNPIHEKELTPGFDPIRYHEGDTTWKFKVQVPIDAKPGKYPLVGYLGFQTCTDSTCDRPEGVMFEGIVEVGPGAAFTESAPLAFSKATYSKAAERAKITHAPVQEAAEDQANTPPAGGNAPPAPGDQAAAPLAVPAEGHSFEWKVLNQPESSSLGWILMLSFVGGAILNLMPCVLPVVGLKILSFVNQAGKHRGQVFMLNLVYSAGVISVFLFLAVLSTSLGTIMGLFVKSEPGAADGLAWGQWSGNVWYILGMIVLVYTMGLSMLGVWELSMPSFLGSGSVAQAANKSGYGSAFFKGIVTTLLSTPCSGPFLGPIFGYTLSESAYITFLVFGFIGLGMSSPYLIIGINPRLIAFLPKPGNWMVAFKQAMGFVMMLTVVYLLYTMEDKWVVPTLTLLVGLAAGCWMLGQVHTLEHQSSKLATTIGAFAVSIFVGLFAFNYLVEGGAETIAWDKYTPTRFADLEADVRARQSAGETVMVDFTADWCPTCKLNYYRAINTDKVAAYVEANGISPVLVDWTTNDSNDPVQQFINKLGFNSIPLLAIFPGGRPGEVYVLSDLLDETTVIDSLNTAQGTAQAVPKQTALNK, from the coding sequence ATGACGCGTTTTGCTTCCTTCACACTCATTCTGGCGCTTTGCTTCCTTCCTACTGCCGCAACGGCTCAAGGCTTGAATGGTGACCTGTTTCAAGGCCTCCAAGGCTTTGACGGTTTAGGAGGTGGTGGCGATTCGGACCCTGGTTTGAACGTGACCGCCAGCTATGTGGTTGATCCTTCGCGGACGCATGGCCAAGTCAGCGTGACGGCAACCGTCGGAAACGGCTGGTGTTTGTATTCGACCACGCAGCCGAAAGGTGGCCCCCTGCCAACCGAACTGAAGATTGCCGACGCGCCCGCAATTACGGCCGTGGGGACCTTCACGCCGGACCATAAGCCGAAGATTGTTCCTCCCGACGAAATCATCACCGTTCCGCAAGAGAAGTTCTACAACACGGTCACCTGGACAGCCCCCTTCTTGCTGCCTGCCGATATCAATCCGGAAACGTTGAATCTGAAGGTGCTGCTAAAAGGTCAAAGCTGCCACGATCGCGGAACTTGCTTTCCGGTAAGGGGAGAAGCGGTTGCCAAGTTCGCCGGCATGAAGGAAGTTCCGCTCGATAAATCGCTTGTGGCCGAAGAACCAGAGAAGCCTCAAACAGCCACCACGCCGACCGATTACAAAATTCAAGGCAAACCAGGCGATTTCAAATCGGCCAGCGGGCACGTGGTGATCAGCGGCAGCTTCACTCCCACCAAAGTGGCTCCTGGCGATCAGGTGACGGTGAATCTGACCGTAAAGCCGAGTGGTGCTTATCACGTTTATGCTTACTCTCCGACCGATGCGACCATCGGCTACAAGTCGACTCAGATCGCCCTGGCAGAGGCGACCGGCTGGCTGGCCATGCAGCCAACCACCGACAATCCGATTCACGAAAAAGAGTTGACCCCTGGCTTCGATCCCATTCGCTATCACGAAGGAGACACCACCTGGAAGTTCAAGGTCCAGGTCCCCATCGACGCCAAGCCAGGCAAATACCCGCTCGTTGGTTACCTCGGTTTTCAAACCTGTACTGACTCCACGTGCGATCGCCCGGAAGGGGTCATGTTTGAAGGCATCGTGGAAGTTGGCCCAGGTGCCGCTTTCACGGAATCGGCTCCCCTCGCTTTCTCGAAAGCAACTTATTCCAAAGCCGCCGAGCGAGCCAAAATCACGCATGCTCCGGTACAAGAAGCCGCAGAAGATCAAGCCAATACTCCCCCAGCCGGCGGTAACGCTCCACCGGCCCCTGGCGATCAGGCAGCGGCTCCTTTGGCAGTGCCAGCCGAGGGGCACAGCTTCGAGTGGAAGGTCCTTAATCAGCCAGAAAGCTCTAGCCTGGGCTGGATCTTGATGCTCAGCTTTGTGGGCGGAGCCATTTTGAACTTGATGCCGTGCGTGCTGCCGGTGGTTGGCTTGAAGATTTTGTCGTTCGTCAATCAAGCAGGCAAGCATCGTGGTCAGGTCTTCATGTTGAACCTGGTCTATTCGGCCGGGGTGATCTCAGTGTTTCTCTTCCTGGCCGTTTTGTCGACCTCGCTCGGTACGATTATGGGTCTGTTTGTTAAATCGGAACCAGGGGCAGCCGACGGCTTGGCTTGGGGCCAATGGAGCGGTAACGTCTGGTACATTCTCGGCATGATCGTGCTTGTCTATACGATGGGTCTCAGCATGTTGGGCGTGTGGGAACTTTCGATGCCGAGCTTCTTAGGAAGTGGCAGCGTTGCCCAAGCGGCTAACAAAAGTGGTTACGGAAGTGCTTTCTTCAAAGGGATTGTCACGACGCTGCTTTCGACTCCGTGCAGCGGCCCCTTCTTGGGTCCGATTTTTGGTTACACCCTTTCCGAATCGGCTTACATCACATTTTTAGTGTTTGGTTTCATCGGGTTGGGCATGTCTTCGCCCTATTTAATCATTGGCATCAACCCTCGCCTGATCGCCTTTTTGCCGAAGCCAGGCAACTGGATGGTCGCTTTTAAGCAAGCGATGGGCTTTGTCATGATGCTGACGGTCGTGTACCTGCTTTACACGATGGAAGACAAATGGGTCGTTCCCACATTGACCCTGCTTGTCGGCCTGGCGGCAGGCTGCTGGATGCTCGGCCAGGTGCATACCTTAGAACACCAGTCCTCGAAACTAGCCACCACCATCGGTGCGTTTGCGGTTTCGATTTTCGTGGGCTTGTTTGCGTTCAACTACCTGGTGGAAGGAGGTGCGGAAACGATTGCTTGGGATAAATACACCCCAACCCGTTTTGCCGATCTCGAAGCCGACGTTCGGGCCCGACAAAGTGCCGGCGAAACCGTCATGGTCGACTTTACCGCCGACTGGTGCCCGACCTGCAAGCTGAACTACTACCGCGCCATCAACACCGATAAAGTCGCTGCCTACGTCGAAGCCAACGGCATCTCGCCGGTGTTGGTAGATTGGACCACCAACGACTCAAACGATCCAGTCCAGCAGTTCATCAACAAACTTGGCTTCAACAGCATTCCCCTGCTGGCCATCTTCCCTGGCGGTCGCCCCGGCGAGGTCTACGTGCTGAGTGACTTGCTCGATGAAACAACCGTCATCGACAGCCTCAACACGGCTCAAGGAACCGCCCAAGCCGTTCCCAAACAAACCGCGCTGAACAAATAG
- a CDS encoding YihY/virulence factor BrkB family protein, with translation MHENIPSDRKPEIGMLQPWQRFISRFFTRWIEHDHSTSAAAIAFYVIFSLAPIVVFSISIAGQILENDAGAREMASEFLDNAMGEGYGKAIVDQVKMSAFRKATIIPTAFLSFIAVWSASATFMQLRLALNRIYGFTVEGLRGGLISVVLGRVRATLFSIGTGLLLALATLLSTWSHAIWVRLPVSKFISQESQNFITFQVISWLAVMIVFYCMLRFLPMKRPPWREVLGGAIIGTILFQVGKYIINRVAEGNVVATAYATSGALVITVMWIFLSAHVLLFAAEMGHMLFSPVDSPFEKYRNKTED, from the coding sequence ATGCACGAAAACATTCCTTCAGATCGCAAACCGGAAATCGGCATGCTTCAGCCGTGGCAACGATTTATTTCCAGGTTTTTCACTCGCTGGATCGAACACGACCATTCGACCTCGGCGGCAGCGATCGCATTCTACGTTATTTTCTCGCTGGCACCGATTGTCGTGTTCTCGATTTCCATTGCCGGCCAAATTCTGGAAAACGACGCCGGGGCCCGGGAAATGGCGAGTGAGTTTCTCGATAACGCCATGGGGGAAGGGTACGGGAAAGCGATCGTTGACCAGGTCAAAATGTCTGCGTTTCGCAAGGCGACGATCATTCCCACAGCGTTTCTGAGTTTTATCGCCGTCTGGAGTGCCTCGGCTACGTTCATGCAATTGCGACTGGCTCTTAATCGGATCTATGGCTTCACCGTCGAGGGGCTGCGTGGTGGGCTTATCTCGGTGGTACTAGGACGAGTCCGCGCGACGTTGTTTTCGATCGGAACAGGGCTCTTGCTGGCCTTGGCCACCCTGCTCAGTACCTGGTCGCATGCGATCTGGGTACGGTTGCCGGTCTCGAAGTTCATTTCGCAGGAAAGCCAAAATTTCATCACGTTTCAGGTGATTTCCTGGCTCGCCGTGATGATTGTTTTCTACTGTATGCTGCGATTTCTACCGATGAAACGACCACCTTGGCGAGAAGTGCTCGGTGGGGCGATCATTGGCACCATCTTGTTTCAGGTCGGCAAGTACATCATCAACCGCGTTGCCGAAGGAAACGTCGTGGCAACCGCTTACGCGACCAGCGGGGCATTGGTGATTACGGTGATGTGGATTTTCCTCTCAGCCCACGTCTTGCTGTTTGCCGCCGAAATGGGGCACATGCTGTTCTCGCCGGTCGATAGCCCGTTCGAGAAGTATCGTAATAAAACGGAAGACTAA